One genomic region from Prevotella sp. Rep29 encodes:
- a CDS encoding oligosaccharide flippase family protein, which produces MHVAENNRIIKNSMALYVRMLFTMGLNLLITRYVLRYLGADDYGTYSAVGGVVTLFTVLNGGISKANQRFITYELGSQAGQPSRTFNTIVNLTLIIALFTVLLIEIIGLWFLYHKMNIPEGRMNAAFWIFQFSIITMVVTLVSNPYNALILAHERIGAFAYISVFQVVLNFIAAWCLRYVSMDRLVYYGLVVMLVQILIRVIYQLYCTHHFKEAKYHFYMNRNQVKDIAKFTGWATVDGALATIIWQGVTILFNIFFGVAINAVYNIALQLKNAVLSFAQNVQRAMDPQITKSYAAGDLGRHHTLIFSGSKLEVFMIYFILIPLFVRMEFVLKLWLGNNLPPHLVIFCKLIVLMNIICSAFEVMRTSVMATGNLRAFALYPNLLHLLVLPICYVANLYFQSPVLMMVIVAVIDSFVYVYRFYIASQISKFSLKDYMAVIVSRCLIVGLLSWMAVFALDKMIPNNIWGFFLLLMCSTVILLVVIYILGLSNSERLIVNNMYLKIKNNIRR; this is translated from the coding sequence ATGCATGTAGCAGAAAACAATCGGATTATAAAAAACAGCATGGCTCTTTATGTGCGCATGTTGTTTACAATGGGATTGAATCTACTTATAACCCGATATGTTTTGCGTTATCTTGGAGCAGATGATTATGGTACATATAGTGCAGTTGGAGGTGTAGTCACTTTGTTCACTGTGCTTAATGGTGGGATTAGCAAAGCCAATCAGCGTTTTATTACTTATGAGTTGGGAAGTCAAGCGGGGCAACCAAGCAGAACATTTAATACAATTGTCAATCTTACTTTGATTATCGCACTTTTCACTGTATTATTAATAGAAATAATCGGGTTGTGGTTTCTTTACCATAAGATGAACATTCCAGAAGGAAGAATGAACGCTGCCTTTTGGATATTCCAGTTTTCTATAATTACAATGGTGGTAACGCTTGTAAGCAATCCCTATAATGCACTGATTCTTGCCCATGAAAGAATAGGCGCATTTGCTTATATATCCGTATTTCAGGTTGTATTGAATTTTATTGCTGCATGGTGTCTGCGGTATGTGTCAATGGATAGATTAGTTTATTATGGTTTAGTGGTAATGCTCGTTCAGATATTAATAAGAGTAATCTATCAACTATATTGTACTCATCATTTTAAAGAAGCGAAATATCACTTTTACATGAATCGCAATCAGGTCAAAGATATTGCAAAGTTTACAGGGTGGGCAACAGTGGATGGCGCTTTGGCTACAATTATATGGCAAGGAGTTACAATATTGTTTAATATCTTTTTTGGGGTGGCAATAAATGCGGTATATAATATTGCTTTGCAATTGAAAAATGCAGTTCTTTCTTTTGCTCAGAATGTGCAAAGGGCAATGGACCCCCAGATAACCAAAAGTTACGCTGCAGGTGATTTGGGGCGCCATCATACTTTAATTTTTTCAGGAAGTAAGTTGGAAGTATTTATGATTTATTTCATTCTCATTCCGTTGTTCGTGAGAATGGAGTTTGTTCTCAAATTATGGCTTGGAAATAATCTCCCCCCACATCTCGTGATATTCTGTAAGTTGATCGTTCTTATGAATATTATCTGTTCTGCTTTTGAGGTTATGCGAACATCTGTAATGGCAACTGGTAATTTGCGAGCTTTTGCTTTATATCCTAATCTCTTGCATCTGTTGGTGTTGCCAATTTGTTATGTTGCCAATTTGTATTTCCAGTCTCCAGTTCTCATGATGGTAATAGTAGCTGTAATTGATTCTTTTGTTTACGTTTACCGCTTTTATATAGCTTCACAAATATCAAAGTTTTCGTTGAAGGATTATATGGCAGTTATTGTTTCACGTTGTTTGATTGTTGGGTTGCTTTCATGGATGGCTGTTTTTGCATTAGATAAAATGATTCCGAATAATATCTGGGGGTTCTTTTTATTGCTGATGTGTTCAACAGTGATACTTCTGGTTGTAATATACATTTTAGGGTTGTCAAATTCAGAGCGCCTTATTGTTAATAATATGTATCTGAAGATTAAAAATAATATCCGAAGATGA
- a CDS encoding acyltransferase yields the protein MEEKSSQTLYEKNVKSRSTWHYYKGLVARWKQHFKYARAVRIARKRGATIGEGVIMPLSLAKKANKNLVIGNHVSIQTDQIDMRCPISIGNHVIIGAGVKIITLSHNIDSPEWEHKAYGIEIDDYVWIATDALILPSCRKIGYGTVVGGGSVLVKNTEEMDVVGGNPAEFFRKRRCVHSNLVIESLLGGDYKIYKETRKSKN from the coding sequence ATGGAAGAGAAAAGCAGTCAGACTTTATATGAGAAAAATGTTAAAAGTCGTTCTACTTGGCATTATTATAAAGGCTTAGTAGCTCGATGGAAGCAACATTTTAAATATGCCCGTGCGGTTCGTATTGCACGCAAAAGAGGTGCGACAATAGGCGAAGGGGTGATTATGCCTTTGTCTTTAGCGAAAAAAGCGAATAAGAATTTGGTGATAGGAAATCATGTGTCTATACAAACAGATCAAATAGATATGCGTTGTCCTATCAGTATTGGTAATCATGTGATAATTGGTGCCGGTGTGAAAATTATAACTTTGTCACATAATATCGACTCACCGGAATGGGAGCACAAAGCGTATGGCATAGAGATAGACGATTATGTTTGGATTGCAACAGATGCTTTAATACTTCCTTCTTGTAGGAAAATCGGATATGGAACAGTTGTTGGTGGAGGAAGTGTGTTAGTGAAAAATACAGAGGAAATGGATGTTGTTGGAGGTAATCCTGCCGAATTTTTTAGAAAGAGAAGGTGTGTTCATTCTAATTTGGTGATTGAATCTTTGCTTGGTGGTGATTATAAAATATATAAGGAAACACGAAAGAGTAAGAATTAG
- the fmt gene encoding methionyl-tRNA formyltransferase has translation MKKEELRIVFMGTPEFAVGTFKALVDGSYHVVAAVTQPDKPVGRHGSVLQPSAVKQYALEHQIPVLQPEKMKDPVFLEQLRSYRADLQVVVAFRMLPEVVWGMPRFGTFNVHASLLPQYRGAAPINWAIINGETETGVTTFFLDHQIDTGRIIMQKPFPIPDDADVEYVYDGLMRLGARLAVETVDRILENDGELATIPQTENAHLHDAPKIFKETCRINWNQSAKRVYDFIRGLSPYPGVWTELREQESEKKTVLKIYKATKTNRPSSGTPGEIHIESNHLYVSTQDTQLELLELQLSGKKRLAVKDFLNGFHGYAHVFEE, from the coding sequence ATGAAGAAAGAAGAATTGCGAATCGTCTTTATGGGCACGCCCGAGTTTGCGGTAGGTACCTTTAAGGCACTGGTTGATGGTAGCTATCATGTCGTGGCAGCAGTAACCCAACCCGACAAACCTGTCGGAAGACATGGAAGCGTCTTGCAGCCATCAGCAGTCAAGCAATATGCTTTAGAGCACCAGATTCCCGTTCTTCAACCCGAGAAAATGAAAGACCCGGTGTTTTTGGAGCAACTGCGCTCCTACCGTGCTGATTTGCAAGTTGTCGTGGCATTCCGCATGTTGCCCGAAGTGGTATGGGGTATGCCTCGGTTCGGCACCTTCAATGTCCATGCGTCGTTATTACCCCAATATCGTGGTGCTGCGCCCATCAACTGGGCAATCATCAATGGAGAGACGGAAACGGGCGTAACCACCTTCTTCCTTGACCATCAGATAGATACTGGTCGTATCATCATGCAAAAACCTTTCCCTATTCCCGATGATGCAGATGTGGAATACGTGTATGATGGCTTAATGAGGCTTGGCGCACGACTTGCCGTAGAAACAGTTGACCGGATACTCGAAAACGACGGCGAGCTCGCAACCATTCCTCAGACAGAAAATGCCCACCTGCATGACGCCCCAAAGATATTCAAGGAAACCTGCCGCATCAACTGGAACCAATCAGCAAAAAGAGTGTATGATTTCATTCGCGGACTCTCACCATATCCGGGTGTGTGGACAGAATTGCGCGAGCAGGAAAGTGAAAAGAAAACCGTCTTGAAAATCTATAAGGCAACAAAGACCAACCGCCCGTCATCAGGAACACCTGGCGAGATACACATAGAAAGCAATCATCTTTACGTGTCAACTCAAGATACCCAGCTCGAACTCCTTGAACTGCAGTTGTCAGGCAAGAAGCGTTTAGCCGTGAAAGATTTCCTAAACGGTTTCCACGGATATGCTCATGTTTTTGAAGAATAA
- a CDS encoding chloride channel protein, with amino-acid sequence MTIQKLIDWRKRHVSDRQFTLVLSFLVGFFAAVAAFVLHKMINLIEDLLTDGFTASSFNWLYLVFPVIGIFLTSLFVRYVVRDNISHGITRILYAISSKQSRLKKHNCWSSLFSSALTIGFGGSVGAEAPIVLTGSAIGSNLGQLFNLDKRTLMLLVGCGASAAIAGIFKAPIAGLVFTLEVLMIDLTMASLLPILIASVTATCFTYIFAGSESLFSFQLEGDWAVERIPASILLGVACGLVSLYFIRTMTFCENIFGKLKSRPYAKLLLGGLVLSGLIFLFPSLYGEGYSSINILLNGDTENEWSKILNNSFFYGQGNLLLVYLALVIATKVFATSATNGGGGVGGTFAPSLFVGAFSGFLFARLWNINEIGAYVPERNFALLGMAGVMAGVMHAPLTGIFLIAEITGGYGLFIPLMIVSISSYLTIIIFEPHSIYGMRLAREGKLITHHTDKSVLTLMSLDSVINKENVSVSPDMDLGMLVNAISRSRNSFIPVLDDAGNLLGEIDITRSRHVLFRTELYHHFKVRQLMVPPKAILGVNDPMEDVMETFESADALNLPVVASDGHLIGYINRTRMYAMYRKLVSEFSTE; translated from the coding sequence ATGACCATACAGAAATTGATTGACTGGCGAAAACGTCATGTCTCAGACCGGCAGTTTACCCTGGTCTTAAGTTTTCTGGTCGGCTTCTTTGCAGCTGTGGCAGCATTCGTACTTCACAAGATGATCAACTTGATTGAAGACCTGCTGACCGATGGTTTTACTGCTTCGTCTTTCAACTGGCTCTATTTGGTTTTTCCCGTTATCGGAATCTTCCTTACGTCATTGTTTGTGCGCTATGTGGTGAGAGACAACATCAGCCACGGCATAACGCGCATACTCTATGCCATCAGTTCGAAACAAAGTCGTCTGAAAAAGCATAATTGCTGGAGTTCGCTCTTTTCCTCCGCTCTGACTATCGGTTTCGGAGGCTCGGTGGGAGCAGAGGCACCTATCGTCTTGACAGGCTCCGCCATCGGTAGTAACTTGGGACAACTGTTCAATCTTGATAAACGCACATTGATGCTTCTCGTAGGATGCGGAGCATCTGCAGCAATAGCTGGAATCTTCAAGGCACCGATAGCCGGTCTCGTCTTCACCTTGGAGGTGTTGATGATTGATTTGACGATGGCGTCCTTGCTGCCTATTCTGATAGCGAGTGTCACGGCGACCTGCTTCACCTACATATTTGCAGGCAGTGAATCGTTGTTCAGTTTTCAGTTAGAAGGCGATTGGGCAGTAGAGCGGATACCGGCAAGCATTCTTTTGGGAGTAGCCTGCGGATTGGTCAGTCTCTATTTCATCCGTACGATGACCTTCTGTGAGAATATTTTCGGCAAACTGAAAAGTCGTCCATACGCTAAGTTGCTTTTGGGAGGATTGGTGCTGAGCGGACTCATATTTCTTTTCCCATCACTTTATGGAGAAGGCTATAGCAGCATCAACATCCTGCTGAATGGCGACACGGAAAACGAATGGAGTAAAATCTTGAACAATTCTTTCTTCTATGGGCAAGGCAATTTGCTTCTCGTGTATTTGGCTCTGGTCATCGCAACAAAAGTCTTTGCCACATCGGCGACCAATGGCGGTGGAGGAGTTGGTGGTACCTTTGCTCCCTCGCTCTTCGTGGGAGCCTTCAGCGGATTCCTTTTCGCACGGCTATGGAATATCAATGAGATTGGAGCATACGTTCCCGAAAGAAATTTCGCCCTGCTGGGCATGGCAGGAGTCATGGCAGGCGTAATGCATGCTCCTTTGACCGGTATTTTCCTCATCGCCGAAATAACTGGAGGCTACGGTTTGTTCATCCCCTTGATGATTGTCAGCATCAGTTCATATCTGACGATAATCATTTTCGAGCCCCATAGCATTTACGGTATGCGGTTGGCACGCGAAGGAAAGTTGATAACCCACCACACCGACAAATCCGTCCTGACACTGATGAGCCTGGATAGTGTCATCAATAAAGAAAACGTCTCAGTCTCTCCCGATATGGATTTAGGTATGTTGGTCAATGCCATCAGTCGCAGCCGGAACAGTTTCATACCCGTGCTCGACGATGCAGGTAATCTTTTAGGAGAGATAGACATTACCCGGAGCCGTCACGTGCTTTTCAGGACCGAGCTTTATCACCACTTTAAGGTCCGTCAGTTGATGGTTCCACCCAAAGCCATATTGGGAGTGAACGACCCGATGGAAGATGTGATGGAGACATTTGAATCGGCAGATGCATTGAACCTTCCTGTTGTGGCATCCGATGGACATTTAATAGGATATATCAATCGTACACGGATGTATGCCATGTATCGGAAATTAGTATCAGAATTCTCAACCGAATAA
- a CDS encoding L-threonylcarbamoyladenylate synthase: MANFEQDIRKAVEVMRSGGVILYPTDTIWGIGCDATNAEAVAKIYQIKQRADAKAMICLVDSDARLQRYVRNVPDVAWDIMDLAVRPTTIILDGAMNLAPNLMAEDGSIALRITREEFSRELCYRFQKPIVSTSANISGEPPAQNYGDIDPSLLDSVDYVCTSRRQEKKPHAPSSIIKLSADGTVKIIRP, from the coding sequence ATGGCAAACTTTGAACAGGATATCAGAAAAGCAGTGGAAGTGATGCGCTCGGGAGGCGTCATTCTCTATCCCACAGATACGATATGGGGAATAGGGTGTGATGCGACCAATGCTGAAGCCGTGGCAAAAATTTATCAAATCAAGCAGCGTGCCGATGCGAAGGCGATGATATGCCTGGTCGATTCTGATGCCCGCTTGCAGCGATATGTGCGTAATGTCCCTGATGTAGCATGGGACATCATGGATCTTGCAGTGCGTCCCACGACCATTATTCTTGACGGAGCGATGAATCTGGCACCGAATCTGATGGCAGAAGACGGCTCCATTGCCTTGCGAATCACGAGGGAGGAATTTTCCCGTGAACTCTGTTATCGTTTCCAGAAACCCATCGTTTCGACCAGTGCGAATATCAGTGGCGAGCCCCCGGCACAGAATTATGGTGACATTGACCCGTCATTACTCGACAGCGTGGATTATGTATGTACGTCACGCCGACAGGAAAAGAAACCACATGCGCCATCGAGCATCATCAAACTGTCTGCTGACGGCACCGTGAAAATTATCAGACCATGA
- the ettA gene encoding energy-dependent translational throttle protein EttA, with translation MATVDDKKVIFSMVGVSKTIQQNQKQVLKNIYLSFFYGAKIGIIGLNGAGKSTLMKIIAGLDQQYQGNVVWSPGYSVGYLPQEPPLDETKTVKENVMEGVQHIYETLKEYDDINVKFGLPEYYEDAEKMEKLMARQAELQDVIDATDAWNIDSKLERAMDALRCPPGDWSVKNLSGGERRRVALCRLLLQKPDVLLLDEPTNHLDAESIDWLEQHLQQYEGTVIAVTHDRYFLDDVAEWILELDRGEGIPWKGNYSSWLEQKSQRLALEEKTASKRRKTLERELEWVRMAPKARHAKGKARLNSYDRMLNEEQKQKEERLEIFIPNGPRLGNKVIEAEHVAKSFGEKTLFSDLNFNLPPNGIVGVIGPNGAGKTTLFRLIMGLDTPDSGTFNVGETVSLSYVDQQHRDINPEKSVYEVVSGGNETIRMGGRDINVRAYLSRFNFSGADQEKKCGVLSGGERNRLHLAMALKQEGNVLLLDEPTNDIDVNTLRALEEGLEAFAGCAVIISHDRWFLDRICTHILAFEGEGSVFYFEGNYSEYEANKAMRLGIEEPKRARYRKLMEE, from the coding sequence ATGGCAACAGTTGATGACAAGAAAGTGATATTCTCGATGGTCGGAGTGAGCAAGACCATTCAGCAAAATCAGAAGCAAGTGCTCAAGAACATCTACCTCAGCTTTTTCTACGGAGCAAAAATTGGTATTATCGGTCTGAACGGTGCGGGAAAATCAACCCTCATGAAGATTATCGCCGGACTTGATCAGCAGTATCAGGGCAATGTCGTTTGGAGTCCCGGCTATTCTGTGGGCTATCTGCCTCAGGAACCGCCGTTGGACGAGACGAAAACTGTCAAGGAAAATGTGATGGAAGGTGTGCAACACATCTATGAAACACTGAAGGAATATGATGACATTAACGTGAAGTTCGGACTGCCGGAGTATTACGAAGATGCAGAAAAGATGGAGAAACTCATGGCGCGTCAGGCAGAACTGCAGGACGTGATTGACGCGACCGACGCATGGAATATCGACTCGAAGCTCGAACGGGCGATGGATGCTTTGCGTTGTCCGCCCGGTGACTGGAGTGTGAAAAACCTCTCTGGTGGAGAACGCCGTCGGGTGGCATTGTGTCGCCTTCTCCTCCAAAAGCCGGATGTGTTGCTGCTGGATGAGCCGACCAACCATCTTGACGCAGAATCTATCGATTGGCTTGAACAACATTTGCAACAATATGAGGGCACGGTCATTGCTGTCACGCACGACCGCTATTTCCTTGACGACGTGGCAGAGTGGATTCTGGAACTCGACAGGGGAGAAGGCATTCCTTGGAAAGGGAACTATTCCAGTTGGTTGGAGCAGAAAAGTCAGCGCTTGGCATTGGAAGAGAAGACCGCCTCAAAGCGCCGAAAGACACTGGAGCGGGAGCTCGAGTGGGTGCGTATGGCACCGAAAGCCCGCCATGCAAAGGGAAAAGCCCGTCTGAATTCCTACGACCGCATGCTCAACGAGGAGCAGAAACAGAAAGAAGAACGGCTTGAGATATTCATTCCGAACGGTCCGCGACTGGGCAACAAAGTCATCGAAGCCGAGCATGTGGCAAAGTCCTTCGGTGAGAAGACACTGTTTAGCGACCTTAATTTCAACCTTCCGCCCAATGGTATTGTGGGCGTAATAGGTCCGAATGGTGCTGGCAAGACCACGCTTTTCCGCCTCATCATGGGGCTCGATACACCCGATAGCGGTACGTTTAACGTAGGAGAAACGGTCAGCTTGAGTTATGTGGATCAACAACATCGTGACATCAATCCGGAAAAGAGTGTGTATGAAGTGGTCAGCGGTGGCAATGAAACCATCCGCATGGGTGGCAGAGACATCAATGTGCGTGCCTATCTTTCACGCTTCAATTTCAGTGGTGCCGACCAGGAAAAGAAGTGCGGAGTGCTGTCGGGCGGAGAACGTAACCGCCTGCATCTTGCTATGGCGCTCAAACAGGAGGGCAACGTGCTGTTGCTCGACGAGCCTACCAACGATATTGACGTAAACACACTGCGGGCACTCGAAGAAGGACTTGAGGCGTTCGCCGGCTGTGCCGTCATCATCAGCCACGACCGGTGGTTCCTCGACCGCATCTGCACGCATATCCTTGCATTCGAGGGAGAGGGTAGCGTGTTCTATTTTGAAGGCAACTATAGTGAGTATGAAGCCAATAAGGCAATGCGTCTCGGCATTGAAGAACCGAAACGTGCCCGCTATCGCAAATTGATGGAAGAGTAA
- a CDS encoding aldo/keto reductase: protein MEYITLNNGVQMPIVGLGVYDIPDKETQRVVEEAISVGYRSIDTAAMYHNERGVGDAVRACGVAREELFVTTKICEPCYTCDETMRTVEDSMNRLKLDYVDLMLLHWPVGNPAVMWKTLEKLYQKRVFRAIGVSNFYPNTFPEIVEGAQVMPVVNQCEAHVLYQQRKMIDYLRPYNVMLEAWSPLAEGKHGIFSNHVLMEIGLKYGKTAAQVALKFLVQNGIIVIPKTIHRSRMEENINLFDFTLSEDDLDDIRRLDTGHNVTGWPSDALTY, encoded by the coding sequence ATGGAATACATCACACTGAATAATGGCGTGCAGATGCCGATAGTAGGACTCGGCGTGTACGATATCCCGGACAAAGAAACGCAACGAGTGGTCGAAGAAGCGATATCAGTTGGTTACCGCAGTATAGACACGGCAGCCATGTATCATAACGAACGAGGTGTCGGCGATGCTGTGCGAGCATGTGGCGTGGCTCGGGAAGAACTGTTTGTGACTACAAAAATCTGTGAACCCTGTTATACCTGTGACGAGACGATGCGCACGGTGGAAGACTCCATGAACCGCCTGAAGCTTGATTATGTTGACCTGATGTTGCTCCACTGGCCCGTGGGCAATCCCGCCGTGATGTGGAAAACATTGGAAAAACTCTATCAGAAAAGAGTTTTCCGTGCCATCGGAGTGTCTAATTTCTATCCGAACACATTCCCGGAAATCGTCGAGGGCGCACAAGTGATGCCCGTTGTCAATCAATGCGAGGCACATGTGCTTTACCAGCAACGAAAGATGATAGACTATTTGCGTCCTTACAACGTGATGTTAGAGGCATGGAGCCCTTTGGCAGAAGGGAAACACGGTATCTTCAGTAATCATGTCTTGATGGAAATCGGTTTGAAATATGGAAAAACAGCAGCACAGGTGGCGCTGAAGTTTCTTGTTCAGAACGGCATCATCGTCATTCCCAAAACCATACATAGGAGTCGCATGGAGGAAAATATCAACCTGTTTGATTTTACTTTATCCGAAGACGACCTCGACGATATTCGCCGGCTTGACACCGGACACAATGTCACGGGGTGGCCTTCCGATGCTTTGACTTATTAA
- a CDS encoding M3 family metallopeptidase produces the protein MKRTRTLLTIGLASFVMQSVAIPTDGMGANDNPLLQKSGILFNAPDFSKIKDTDYLPAIELAIKQNREEINEIVNNKKKPTFENTILALEKSGVQLDKVTSVFYGLTSAHKTPVIAETEKKVTPMLTELENEIKFNKKLFERIKYVYDKEFKKLKGEDKRLTEVVYKNFVRSGALLPADKMERMKQINIRIAELQQQWGDMLPEATNTAIVWVTSKQELSGLSEADIAQCKKDAESRGGKAPYCIVITNTTQQAILTTLDNRNLRKRVFEASRHRADGTRQFNTFPYVVEIAKLRAEAAALMGYKNYASYSLEKTMAKTPDNVYSFLKQLIKDYTPKAEAETKAIEAYAQKTMGANFKLQPYDRFYYSAKMKQEAYNLSEDQIKPYFNIDSVQKNGVFYAANRAYGLTFKERKDIPTYHPDMKVFEVIDKDGKPLALFYSDYYRRATKRGGAWMSSFAKQSGLREQQPVIYNCCNYAKAPEGQPTLITWDEVCTLFHEFGHALHGILSNCKYNTLSGTATARDFVEMPSQFNETFASIPEIFDNYAKHTETGQPMPTELKEKMLTSINYHAAYALGENLAATCLDLAWHMLGVNEIPSADEAAEFETKVLREIGLYNEQIPPRYSTSYFNHVWGGGYAAGYYSYLWTEVLAVNVADCFEKRGALNPEVGQDFRNKVLSRGNTKEQLQLFIDFTGMNAPDPSGLLKARGL, from the coding sequence ATGAAACGAACAAGAACATTACTGACCATCGGCTTAGCATCGTTTGTGATGCAGTCGGTTGCCATACCTACCGATGGTATGGGTGCGAACGACAATCCGCTGTTGCAGAAAAGCGGAATTCTGTTTAATGCTCCTGATTTTAGCAAAATCAAGGACACTGATTACCTGCCTGCCATAGAGCTTGCTATCAAGCAGAACCGCGAGGAAATCAATGAAATCGTAAACAACAAGAAGAAACCGACTTTCGAGAACACCATCTTGGCACTCGAGAAGAGCGGCGTGCAGCTCGACAAAGTCACCAGCGTATTTTACGGGTTGACCAGTGCACACAAGACACCGGTCATTGCCGAGACGGAGAAGAAGGTGACACCGATGCTCACGGAATTGGAGAACGAGATAAAGTTCAACAAAAAACTCTTCGAGCGCATTAAATATGTGTATGACAAGGAATTCAAGAAGCTGAAAGGCGAAGACAAGCGACTCACGGAAGTGGTCTATAAAAACTTCGTACGTTCAGGAGCTTTGCTGCCGGCAGACAAGATGGAGCGCATGAAGCAAATCAATATCCGTATTGCTGAGTTGCAACAGCAGTGGGGCGACATGCTGCCCGAGGCAACTAATACGGCAATTGTGTGGGTGACCAGCAAGCAGGAACTGTCGGGGCTCAGTGAGGCAGACATTGCTCAGTGCAAGAAAGATGCTGAAAGCCGTGGCGGGAAAGCACCCTATTGCATCGTGATTACCAATACCACGCAACAGGCAATCCTCACCACGCTCGACAACCGTAACCTGCGCAAGCGTGTGTTTGAAGCATCACGCCACCGCGCCGACGGAACCCGTCAGTTCAATACCTTCCCCTATGTAGTGGAAATAGCCAAGCTCCGTGCAGAGGCTGCCGCCTTGATGGGCTACAAGAACTATGCGTCTTATTCGCTCGAAAAGACCATGGCGAAAACGCCAGACAACGTGTATTCCTTCCTCAAGCAACTCATCAAAGACTATACTCCGAAGGCTGAAGCCGAAACAAAAGCCATTGAAGCATACGCCCAGAAGACGATGGGAGCCAACTTCAAACTGCAACCATACGACCGTTTCTATTATTCAGCGAAGATGAAGCAGGAGGCATACAATCTCTCTGAAGACCAAATCAAACCCTATTTCAATATTGACAGCGTACAGAAAAACGGTGTCTTCTATGCGGCTAATCGGGCATACGGACTGACATTCAAAGAGCGGAAAGACATCCCGACGTATCATCCCGACATGAAAGTGTTTGAAGTCATCGATAAAGACGGTAAGCCTTTGGCACTTTTCTATAGCGACTATTATCGTCGTGCAACCAAGCGCGGTGGAGCGTGGATGAGCTCTTTTGCAAAACAGAGCGGTCTGCGCGAGCAGCAGCCGGTAATCTACAACTGCTGTAACTATGCGAAGGCTCCGGAAGGACAGCCAACACTCATCACATGGGACGAGGTGTGCACACTCTTCCACGAGTTTGGACACGCACTGCATGGAATACTTTCAAATTGCAAATATAATACGCTCAGCGGCACAGCCACGGCACGCGACTTCGTTGAGATGCCGTCGCAGTTCAATGAGACCTTTGCTTCCATTCCTGAGATATTTGACAACTATGCAAAGCATACCGAGACAGGACAGCCTATGCCCACAGAACTGAAGGAGAAGATGCTCACTTCCATCAACTATCATGCTGCCTATGCCTTAGGCGAAAACTTGGCAGCAACATGTCTCGACCTCGCATGGCACATGCTCGGCGTGAACGAGATTCCTTCCGCAGATGAAGCGGCAGAATTTGAAACGAAGGTTCTCAGAGAAATAGGTTTGTATAATGAGCAGATACCTCCACGCTATTCCACTTCATACTTCAACCACGTTTGGGGAGGCGGATACGCAGCAGGATATTACAGCTACCTGTGGACGGAAGTGTTGGCAGTAAACGTAGCCGATTGCTTCGAGAAGCGTGGCGCACTCAATCCGGAAGTCGGACAGGACTTCCGCAACAAAGTGCTCAGTCGGGGTAATACAAAAGAACAACTCCAATTGTTCATCGACTTCACAGGAATGAACGCACCAGACCCGTCAGGACTGCTCAAAGCAAGAGGTCTTTAA